Genomic segment of Thermodesulfobacteriota bacterium:
GAAGCCGATCAGGAACGCCTCCGCGGTCTTCGGCGGCAGGTCCAGCATCTTCACGACCAGCGGCTCGGCCGCCTTCTGGACCCAGGGCAGGAATCCCAGCCGGTCCGACGCGAAGAGGATCAGCGTGCCCAAAATGAAAAGGGGGACCGCCTCCCTCAGGTACCATTCGATGCGCGCCATCGTCTTCACCAGGAGGTTCGAAGGCTTCGGCCAGCGGATGGGGGGGATTTCCAGGATGAAGTCCGAGGACTCCCCCGGCAGCACCTTCGCCGCAAGGTATCCCACCAGGAAGATGACCCCGACGAGGATGGAGAACCAGGTCAGGGAGGCCGCCGGCCCGATCTCCGCGAGCATCCCGAGAATGACGCCGAGCTGCGCCGAACAGGGAATCCCGAGCGCGAGCAGGAGCGTGACGATGATGCGTTCCCGCCGCGTCTCGAGGATACGCGTCGTCAGGGTGGCCATCGTGTCGCACCCCAGCCCCAGGATCATCGGCAGGACCGCCTTCCCGTTGCAGCCGATCTTTTTAAAGGCCCGGTCCACCATCACCGCGAGCCGGGGAAGGTACCCGGAATCCTCCAGGATCCCGAATCCGAAGAAGAACGTCCCGACGATCGGCAGGACGATGGCGATCGCGTAGGAGAGCGCCATCGAGACCAGGCCGTACGGCCCCACGAGGAGATCCTTCACGAAGGGCCACGGGAAGACGCGGTCGACCGCCCACGCGGCGGCCGGAACGACATACCCCTCGAACACCGTAGCTTCGAGCAGGTCCACGAGATACCCCGCTCCGAACACGCCGACGAATTCGTAGGCGAGGAACAGCACGCCCGCCAGGATGGGGACGCCGTACACCGGGTCCATCGAGAGCCGCCCGAACCGCTGTGCGAAGTCGAATCCCTTCGGGGGGGCCTCCTCCCTGCCGAGGACCCCCAGCAGGCGGTCGATCCACGCCAGCCGCGTCTGGTTCACCTTGTAGGCGATGTCCTCGCCCGCGGCCTCGGTCAGCCGGTTCCTGAGCGCGTTCATCTCGCGGATCCGCTGCGCGGAGAGGGTCCCGGCGAGCCACGGGGTCAGAGAATCGTCCCCGCAGAGCAGCATCAGGGCGAGGGCGCGTTTCCCGATCGGCGTTTCCCTCGGGAGCAGCTCCTCCATGCCCGCGATCGCCTCCTCGATCCGGCCCCCGTAATGGATGGAGACGATCGCCGGGGAAGGATTCTCAAGCAGCGGAAGCAGCTTGTCCGTCCCCTGCTTCCGGACGGCAACGGTCGCCGCCGCGGGGACCCGGAGATGCTCCGACAACATCTCCAGCCGGGGCATCACCCCTTCGTTTCTCGCCTCGTCCGCCATGTTCACCGCAAGCACCAGCGGGACCCCCATCTCCGCAAGCTGGATGGTGATCATCAGGGAGCGCCGCATGTTTCTCGCGTCGCAGACCTGGAGGACGCTCGCCCCGGTTTCCCTCATGAGGATGTCCCGGGTCACCCGCTCGTCCTCCGACATCGGGAGCAGGGAGTACACGCCGGGGGTGTCGATGACCTCGTAGACCTTTCCGCGGTCCCTCGCCTCCCCGCGGGTGACCTCCACGGTCGTGCCCGGGTAGTTCGAGACGTTGACGTACCGGCCGGTGAGCGCCCCGAACACCACGCTCTTCCCGACGTTGGGGTTCCCCACCAGGATCACGGCGCCGGAACGCGCCCCTTTCTCCGCGGACACGGGCTTCATCCTTCCCCGCTCCCGGAAGCGCAACGCGTGCAGCGGCCGAAGATCTCCAGGCGGTGCGCGGCGGGGAGGAATCCGTGCCGACGCGTGACCAGCTCCTGGAGCTTCTCGATTTCCGGATCCTCGAACTCGATGACCCGCCCGCAGACGGTGCAGACGAGGTGGTCGTGG
This window contains:
- the feoB gene encoding ferrous iron transport protein B; translation: MKPVSAEKGARSGAVILVGNPNVGKSVVFGALTGRYVNVSNYPGTTVEVTRGEARDRGKVYEVIDTPGVYSLLPMSEDERVTRDILMRETGASVLQVCDARNMRRSLMITIQLAEMGVPLVLAVNMADEARNEGVMPRLEMLSEHLRVPAAATVAVRKQGTDKLLPLLENPSPAIVSIHYGGRIEEAIAGMEELLPRETPIGKRALALMLLCGDDSLTPWLAGTLSAQRIREMNALRNRLTEAAGEDIAYKVNQTRLAWIDRLLGVLGREEAPPKGFDFAQRFGRLSMDPVYGVPILAGVLFLAYEFVGVFGAGYLVDLLEATVFEGYVVPAAAWAVDRVFPWPFVKDLLVGPYGLVSMALSYAIAIVLPIVGTFFFGFGILEDSGYLPRLAVMVDRAFKKIGCNGKAVLPMILGLGCDTMATLTTRILETRRERIIVTLLLALGIPCSAQLGVILGMLAEIGPAASLTWFSILVGVIFLVGYLAAKVLPGESSDFILEIPPIRWPKPSNLLVKTMARIEWYLREAVPLFILGTLILFASDRLGFLPWVQKAAEPLVVKMLDLPPKTAEAFLIGFLRRDYGAAGLFSMAKAGLLTNLQVVVSLITITLFIPCLANLLVIYKEHGGKVTAGMALFIFPFAVFVGAAVNFAARWLGVTF